From Drosophila yakuba strain Tai18E2 chromosome 2L, Prin_Dyak_Tai18E2_2.1, whole genome shotgun sequence, one genomic window encodes:
- the LOC6527527 gene encoding uncharacterized protein LOC6527527, which produces MPETKPKTHCRPSNGLDHTEESDVPLAANLVTQRNLQLLQPRPQRPRPPRARRNATGFSANQEVRLKAGDMRMARLQISLSQLRTAMEESSKQLKDLCHEMRLNVDAE; this is translated from the coding sequence ATGCCGGAAACGAAACCCAAGACGCACTGCCGTCCCAGCAACGGTCTCGACCACACGGAGGAGTCCGACGTCCCTCTGGCTGCCAATCTGGTCACCCAAAGGAACCTCCAACTGCTCCAACCACGCCCACAGCGCCCACGTCCGCCGCGAGCTCGTCGAAATGCCACCGGCTTTTCGGCCAACCAGGAGGTGCGGCTAAAAGCCGGCGACATGCGCATGGCCCGGCTGCAGATCAGTCTCTCCCAGCTGCGCACCGCAATGGAGGAGTCGAGCAAACAGCTGAAGGACCTCTGCCACGAGATGCGGCTGAATGTGGATGCTGAGTGA
- the LOC6527526 gene encoding uncharacterized protein LOC6527526, which produces MFIFINSLDYKSVTSFDLTAVMNLWLLIGSSILIFKCMRCEDRNFRVYIDEVNITQVDTDVYEKFECKVYQMDNRTYMDSAHIFKRTIDDITVHAVLDFWKLNSKQKMKLYDVEFDGCYILENANKNRLFNMYVQNLKKHATVKFKCPFRPNVNYEVKNLTMSEQDFPSFVPLGKFRSLLEYYTNRKLMARVIARGQILPYSTDPFKVLE; this is translated from the exons AtgttcatttttataaattcattgGATTATAAGTCGGTCACCAGTTTCGATTTAACAGCAGTCATGAATTTATGGCTTTTAATCGGCAGCTCCATTCTCATATTTAAGTGCATGAGATGCGAGGATAGAAACTTTCGAGTTTACATCGATGAAGTTAACATTACACAAGTAGATACAGATGTGTATGAAAAATTTGAGTGTAAGGTCTACCAAATGGACAATCGCACCTATATGGACTCGGCTCATATTTTCAAACGCACGATTGATGATATAACCGTGCATGCCGTCCTGGATTTTTGGAAGCTGaacagcaaacagaaaatgaaattatatgATGTTGAGTTTGATGGATGCTACATTCTGGAAAACGCTAACAAGAACCGATTGTTCAATATGTACGtacaaaatttgaaaaaacaTGCAActgtaaaatttaaatgccCCTTTCGACCT AATGTGAACTATGAAGTTAAGAACTTGACAATGAGCGAGCAGGATTTCCCTTCGTTTGTACCTCTCGGAAAATTTCGATCCCTACTTGAGTATTACACAAATCGAAAACTGATGGCTCGAGTCATCGCAAGGGGACAAATTTTGCCGTATTCAACTGACCCATTTAAAGTACTGGAATGA
- the LOC6527525 gene encoding uncharacterized protein LOC6527525 produces MDAIMTKIECPTHSPELVQNLSCRLHKKSPNSGSKSYSAEFSLRKDVNDVRGVYVFSFKHGTSLINYTASEMDYCQALAALHSQFLYKMIADELRRVSNFPLHCPFKMNKRYFIDEYTINSKLIPSYSPEMMFTSDCNIFIKKRRAIQLTIHGRIVRR; encoded by the exons ATGGACGCCATTATGACAAAAATTGAGTGCCCCACTCATTCACCAGAACTTGTCCAGAATCTAAGCTGCCGTTTACATAAAAAATCACCAAATTCTGGATCAAAATCATATTCCGCTGAATTTTCCTTAAGAAAAGACGTAAATGACGTCAGAGGAGTTTACGTATTTTCCTTCAAACACGGCACATCCTTAATCAACTACACTGCATCGGAAATGGACTATTGTCAGGCATTAGCAGCTCTACACTCACAATTTCTGTATAAGATGATTGCCGACGAGCTGCGACGAGTTTCGAATTTTCCACTGCATTGCCCTTTTAAAATG aaCAAGAGGTATTTTATTGATGAATATACCATCAACTCAAAGCTAATACCCAGCTATTCGCCGGAAATGATGTTTACTTCGGACTGCAACATATTCATTAAGAAACGAAGAGCTATACAATTAACCATCCATGGTCGTATAGTTCGCCGTTGA